The genomic window GTGGGGCGGGTGGAGTGACGCGAATCGGCCCGGCCCGGGGACCTTCGATCGGGTTACCCGACCTTCCCGGCCGCTTCCGTCAGCAGGGGCGTCAGCTGTCCGAGCACCCAGGGGGTGGCGAGGACGCTGGTCTGGCTGAGGCCGGCGATGATCTTGGTGTCGGAGAGGGGGACGTCGCTGCCGCGCTGCACGGCGCCGAGGGTGGCGTAGGCGGGCATCTTCACGGTGTCGGCGGCGTCGGTGACGAACGCGACGACGACGTCGGCGTCGACCTCGGAGATCCGTTCGGCGGAGATGTCGACGAAGAACTTGTCGGGATCACTGGTGGCGGTGAGCTTTTCGACGCCCGGCGAGTTCACGAACCCCAGCTGGGTGAGGATCTGCACCCGCGGATCCGTCGGCTTGTACACGTTCACCTGACCGTTGGTGGTGTCCAGGTTGATCACCGACAGGGTCTTGCCCGCATACTCGGGATGCTCGGCCGCGGTACGGGCCAGCATCGCGTTCATGTCGTCGACCAGCGCCGCGGCCTCGTCCGACTTGCCCATCGCCTGCCCGATCAGCGTCGTCTGGTCCTGCCACGTCGTCTGCCAGGCCTTGTCCGGGTACGCCACGGTCGGGGCGACCGCCGACAACTGCTCGTACACCGCCTGATCGAATCCCTCGTACGGTGCGAGAACCGCGTCCGGCGTCAGTGCGGCCACCGCCTCGACGGGGGTCGCGGCCGTGGTGTCCAACAGGGTGGTGGCGTTCGGATCGAACTGGTCCTGCAGCCACGGCATCACCCCGTTCGCCTCCGCGCCGTACGTGTACTTCGGCATCCCGACCGGCGTCTCACCCAGCGCGTAGACGACGTCCTGTGCGTTCCAGCCGAGCGTCACCAGGCGTTCCGGCCGCGACTCGATCGTCGTGTCGCCGAACGTGTTCGCAATCGTGACCGGGAACGCTCCGTCGGAGCCGGCCGGGGTCGTGGACCCGCTGTCGGAACCGGACGAACAGCCGACCAGCAGTGCGGTGGTGGCGCCGAGGGCGGTGACGGTGGCGGCGATCCGGCGCCGGGTGGTGGTCACGAACACGACAGGACTCCTTCGGTTGAAATTAAGGAAGCCTAACCTACATATCGGTATGGTGGAATGCCACTCCCCTCGGGCCGGCCGGACGTATGCTCGCGGTGGCGAAGGACAAGCCCGCGACAGCAATCTCCAGGTCGGCCCAGTGCAGGTGAGGAGCGAGCGTGTACTACAGCAGCGGAAACTACGAAGCATTCAGCAGGCCGCGTAAACCCGAGGGAGTGGACGGCAAATCCGCGTGGTTCGTCGGCGCCGGACTGGCCTCCCTGGCCGGCGCGGCCTTTCTCGTGCGCGACGGTGGGATGCCGGGCGGGAACATCACGATCCTCGAACGGCTGAAACTACCGGGTGGCGCCCTCGACGGCATCAAGGAACCCGAGAAGGGGTTCGTGGTCCGCGGCGGCCGCGAGATGGAGAACCACTTCGAGTGCCTGTGGGACCTGTTCCGGTCCGTCCCCTCCATCGAAATCGAGGGGGCGAGCGTACTCGACGAGTTCTACTGGCTCAACAAGGACGACCCGAACTTCTCGCTGCAGCGCGCGACGATCGACCGCGGACGGGACGCCCACACGGACGGCCTGTTCACCCTCGACGAGAAAGCGCAGCGTGAACTGATCAAGATCTTCATCGCCACCCGCGAGGAGATGGAGGGCAAGCGGATCGACGAGGTCTTCTCCGAGGACTTCCTGGGCAGCAACTTCTGGCTGTACTGGCGGACCATGTTCGCGTTCGAGGAGTGGCACAGCGCGCTCGAGATGAAACTGTATCTGCACCGGTTCATCCACCACATCGGCGGACTCCCGGACTTCTCGGCGCTGAAGTTCACCAAGTACAACCAGTACGAGTCGCTGGTCCTGCCGTTGTACAGGTGGCTGCTCGACCAGGGTGTCACCGTCCGCTTCGAGACCGAGGTCACCGACGTCCGGTTCGACATCACCCCGGAACGCAAGCGCGCCACCGGAATCGACTGGATCAGTGAGGGCGTCGAGGGCGGTGTGGATCTGGGTCCGGACGACCTGGTGTTCATGACGATCGGCTCGCTGACGGAGAATTCGAACAACGGCGATCACCACACGCCGGCGAAACTCGACACCGGCCCGGCCCCCGCGTGGGAGCTGTGGCGTCGGATCGCTGCGAAGGACCCGTCGTTCGGGCGGCCCGACGTCTTCGGCTCGCACATTCCGGAGACCAAGTGGGAGTCGGCGACGGTGACCACCCTCGACGAGCGGATTCCGCGATACATCCAGAAGATCTGCAAGCGGGACCCGTTCTCCGGCAAGGTCGTCACCGGCGGCATCGTGTCGGTGCGGGACTCGAACTGGCTGATGAGCTGGACGGTGAACCGGCAGCCGCACTTCAAACAGCAGCCGAAGGACCAGATCGTCGCGTGGGTGTACGCACTGTTCTCGGACCGGCCCGGCGACTACGTGAAGAAGCCGATCCAGGAGTGCACCGGCGAGGAGATCACCCAGGAATGGCTGTACCACCTGGGGGTTCCGCTCGACGAGATCCCGGAGCTCGCAGCCACCGGCGCGAAGACGGTGCCGGTGATGATGCCGTACGTGACGGCGTTCTTCATGCCCCGGCACGCCGGGGACCGGCCGGACGTCGTGCCCGAGGGGGCGGAGAACTTCGCGTTCATCGGCCAGTTCGCGGAGAGCCGCAGCCGGGACTGCATCTTCACCACCGAATATTCGGTGCGCACCCCGATGGAGGCGGTGTACACGCTGCTCGGTATCGAGCGCGGCGTCCCGGAGGTGTTCGCCTCCACCTACGATCTGCGGTCGCTGCTCGCGGCGACGACCCGCCTGCGGGACGGGAAGGAACTCGACATCCCCGGACCGCAGATCCTGAAGAAGTGGCTCCTCGGCAAACTCGACCGCACCGAGGTCGGCAAACTCCTCGAGGAGTTCGGGCTCGTCGACTGAACCCGGCCGCACGCCGGTGACCCGGAGGCACGGAGAACGGGCGCGTCCCCTGACCGGAAACGCGCCCGTTCTCCGTCTGCATCAGACGCTCGCGACACCCTTCGCCAGGAACGGCTTC from Prescottella sp. R16 includes these protein-coding regions:
- a CDS encoding ABC transporter substrate-binding protein; amino-acid sequence: MFVTTTRRRIAATVTALGATTALLVGCSSGSDSGSTTPAGSDGAFPVTIANTFGDTTIESRPERLVTLGWNAQDVVYALGETPVGMPKYTYGAEANGVMPWLQDQFDPNATTLLDTTAATPVEAVAALTPDAVLAPYEGFDQAVYEQLSAVAPTVAYPDKAWQTTWQDQTTLIGQAMGKSDEAAALVDDMNAMLARTAAEHPEYAGKTLSVINLDTTNGQVNVYKPTDPRVQILTQLGFVNSPGVEKLTATSDPDKFFVDISAERISEVDADVVVAFVTDAADTVKMPAYATLGAVQRGSDVPLSDTKIIAGLSQTSVLATPWVLGQLTPLLTEAAGKVG
- a CDS encoding oleate hydratase, with the protein product MYYSSGNYEAFSRPRKPEGVDGKSAWFVGAGLASLAGAAFLVRDGGMPGGNITILERLKLPGGALDGIKEPEKGFVVRGGREMENHFECLWDLFRSVPSIEIEGASVLDEFYWLNKDDPNFSLQRATIDRGRDAHTDGLFTLDEKAQRELIKIFIATREEMEGKRIDEVFSEDFLGSNFWLYWRTMFAFEEWHSALEMKLYLHRFIHHIGGLPDFSALKFTKYNQYESLVLPLYRWLLDQGVTVRFETEVTDVRFDITPERKRATGIDWISEGVEGGVDLGPDDLVFMTIGSLTENSNNGDHHTPAKLDTGPAPAWELWRRIAAKDPSFGRPDVFGSHIPETKWESATVTTLDERIPRYIQKICKRDPFSGKVVTGGIVSVRDSNWLMSWTVNRQPHFKQQPKDQIVAWVYALFSDRPGDYVKKPIQECTGEEITQEWLYHLGVPLDEIPELAATGAKTVPVMMPYVTAFFMPRHAGDRPDVVPEGAENFAFIGQFAESRSRDCIFTTEYSVRTPMEAVYTLLGIERGVPEVFASTYDLRSLLAATTRLRDGKELDIPGPQILKKWLLGKLDRTEVGKLLEEFGLVD